The proteins below are encoded in one region of Sinorhizobium meliloti:
- a CDS encoding glycosyltransferase family 2 protein codes for MTISIIIKTLNEEKRIAATVESALAALQDTGGEVIIADSGSCDRTVEIASQYPVIIAQIAPPARPSCGIGPQLGFQHSRHDYVCLIDGDMLLDAAFLKDAVRFLADHPTMAGVTGHVEEMHISNLEFARRVSRNAPENRTGPIDRMNGGGLYRRSAIEDVGYLSDRNLHGYEEFDLGIRLRSAGWRLYRLDRRFVQHFGHTVNSYRLLVRRWKTKYLYGIGELLRASLGKPYFFQLLQELPELKLWGLIYLWWLACLGLILLLPDTLLALAAVCASFAVAVLAVSFRKGGLSMGLYTVVAWFFHAAALPVGFLRSRRLPAEPIESTILGKPSLGESSLGEPALGKTA; via the coding sequence TTGACCATATCCATCATCATCAAGACATTGAATGAAGAGAAGCGGATTGCCGCAACCGTCGAGAGCGCGCTTGCGGCGCTTCAGGACACGGGCGGCGAGGTCATCATCGCCGACAGCGGCTCCTGCGACCGCACGGTCGAGATCGCCTCGCAATATCCCGTCATCATCGCACAGATCGCCCCGCCCGCGCGACCGAGCTGCGGCATCGGCCCGCAGCTCGGCTTCCAGCATTCCCGTCATGATTACGTCTGTCTCATCGACGGCGACATGCTGCTCGACGCTGCCTTCCTCAAAGACGCCGTCCGCTTCCTTGCCGACCATCCGACCATGGCGGGCGTTACCGGACATGTGGAGGAGATGCACATCTCGAATCTCGAATTCGCGCGCCGCGTCAGCCGCAATGCGCCCGAGAACCGGACGGGTCCGATCGACCGCATGAACGGCGGCGGGCTCTACAGGCGCAGTGCCATCGAGGACGTCGGCTACCTCTCGGACCGCAACCTGCACGGCTACGAGGAATTCGACCTCGGCATTCGCCTCAGAAGTGCCGGCTGGAGGCTTTACCGGCTCGACCGCCGTTTCGTCCAGCACTTCGGCCACACGGTCAATTCCTACCGGCTGCTCGTTCGCCGCTGGAAGACCAAATATCTCTACGGGATCGGCGAGCTACTGCGCGCTTCTCTCGGCAAGCCCTATTTCTTTCAGCTTCTGCAGGAACTGCCGGAGCTGAAACTCTGGGGTCTCATCTATCTCTGGTGGCTCGCCTGTCTCGGCCTGATCCTGCTGCTGCCTGATACGCTCCTGGCCCTCGCCGCCGTCTGCGCGAGTTTCGCGGTCGCCGTTCTTGCCGTCAGCTTCCGAAAAGGCGGCCTCAGCATGGGTCTCTATACGGTCGTCGCCTGGTTCTTCCATGCGGCGGCCCTTCCTGTAGGCTTCCTGCGAAGCCGGCGGCTGCCTGCCGAGCCGATCGAAAGCACGATCCTCGGAAAGCCCTCTCTCGGGGAATCCTCTCTCGGTGAACCGGCCCTCGGAAAGACGGCATGA